The following nucleotide sequence is from Armatimonadota bacterium.
GCTCCATGCTCCTGGTGGTGCGCCGGCCCGCGGACTAGCCCCTCCCGGTTAAGGGAGGCCCGCCCGCGGCCGCGCTGACGCCTGGCCCGGGGAGGACGTGCCGACCCCGCGCTAGGGCCCAAGCCTCAGGACCCGCGCCGGCCCGTCGAGGGTGACCACCCAGCCGTTCAGGAGGTCACGGCCGAGCAGTGCCTCCGCGCCCACCGCCACCGCCTCCACGATCCGGCGCGTCCCGGCGGCCTCCAGTTCGGCGGCGTACACCGGGACGCGGGCCGTCCCCGCCACCCCGCGGACCGTCACCTCGTTCACCTGGGGCAGGCCGAGCGCCTGCGGCAGGCCCTCGGGGAGCACGGTGACGTCGGCGCCGCTGTCCACGAGCGCCGCCACCGCCGTGGCCGGCTCGGAGCGCGGCGGTCCCAGGCGCACCGGGAGCACGGGGGCCGGCGGGCTGCGGCGCGGATCGTAGGGGAAGGCGTCGGGTGGGGTGGGACCGCGCCGACCCGGCCGCCGCACCGGGCGCACCATCGGCTAGGCTCCGATCAGCCGGGGCGACGGGACCGAGACGACCCGCTCCTCCGCCGTAACCTTCGGCATGAAGACCGGGCGCGTGCCCACCCGGGCGAAGACCCGGCGTGCCAGCGCGTCGAAGTCGCGATCGTGGTCGATGACGCGGCCCCGGTCGATGGCCACGTACCGGTCGCGGTAGCGGCGCAGCAGGCGGTGGCGGTTCGCCTCGAACCAGCGCCTGCTCTCGGCCAGGCCCGCCGCGGCGCCGGAGGTTACCGGCGCGCCCACCACCTGCTGCAGGGCCTCGGTCACCAGCGCCGCCAGCGTCACCCCGCGGCGGGCCGCCGTGGCCTTCGCCTCGCGAACGAGGAGCTCGGGGAGACCGCGCAGGTATAGCGTCCTCCCTCGGGCCATGAGCTCACCTCCATCCGCCCATGCTAACAGAGACAACATGTGTGAGCAAGACAAAAATCGCGGCGTGCCGTCCGCCGCACGCTCTCGCAGGGCCTCGGTCGCCCTCAACGGAAGCCTTTGACCTGCAGGACGGCGTCCGCAAAAGCGGTTGACCCGACGCTCAGGACGAGCGCCACCAGCAGGGTGCTCCTACGGAGACACGATCCACGCAGGCACCTCGCCTCTCCGGGAGGAAGTCGTCACAGCTCCTGTTGCCCGCCCGGACGAACTGCAACACCTCCTGCAGCAGGCGGATGACCGCGCGGAGGTCTGGGGGCGCTGCGTCTTCAAGGGGATCGAGGGCCCGGACCGTGGACCCCCGGTAGGTGACGGAGTAGGCGTAACCATCGTAGACGGGACGGGCGGGCACGTACTCCCGCTGGAGGTGCTCGAACCCCGCAGCCTCCAGGGTGCGCCGGATCTTCCGCAGCTGGCCGTCTCCGAGGTACGCGCAGGAGGCCGCACGGACCGTCCGTCCTGCGCCCAGTTCAACGCGGGCAAGACCGTCCTCGAAGACCAGCAGCCGCTCTGCAACCCCCGCGATCCCTCCCGTGACGCGCAACTCCACCAGCAGCTCGGCAGACCATACGCAGGCCAGCTCCAGGCACAGCAGCGACGCGAGGAGGAAGGTGGCCGTCATCGTGCCGCCTCGAAGCGGAACCGGATCACCTGGCGGGCTTCGTTGCCTGCCCGGTCGGTGACCCGTGCCTCGAGGACGTTCTCCCCCTCCCGGAGCAGCCGCCTGTCGAGTTGCCCCGTGGCCCGGTCCGGTCCTTTCTGGAGCCGATCGGAGACGTCCCGGCCGTTCAGGAAGACCCGCAGGGCCCGCGGGTCCACCCCGCTCACCACGGCCCGGTCGCGGTAGGTCACCGCCACACCAACGGACTCTCCGCGGACGGTGGACCCCTCCCTCGGCCCGTCCGCCGCCAGGAAGGGTGGGGTCTCGTCGGGGAGGAATGCCAGCGCCAGAGGCGGACCGTCCTCCCTGACCATCACCACCACCTCCCCGGTTTCGTTGAAGTCTGCCTGCTCCCCCGCACGCATCCCCTGGCTGACCTCGAGGACTTCCCTGGTGCGCAGATCCACCACGTAGAGCCCACGCCTGTCCGGGCCCCGGCGGCTGAAGAGCACGCGTCGACCGTCCCCGCTGAGCCGCAGCGGCGCATGCTCCACACCCTTCAGAACCAACAACGGGGCCCCGCTCGCGCCGTCCACCACCTTGAGCACCGAGGGTTGGCCAATTTCCCTTCCCACGTAGGCTACCCTCGTACCCTCCCGGTCGGCGGCCAGGGCGCGGATTTCCCCGCGCTCCCGGCTCAGCTGCCTGGGGCCTCCTCCGTCGGGGCCGGCCCGCCACACCTGCCCTCCCCTCAGGTAAAATGCAGCCCGGCGTGCCAGCACCACCGGGGTCAGTCCGTCCGCCCGGTGCACGAGCACACGCAGCCCGGTGCCGTCGCTTCGCACCGCCCCCAGGTACCCGGCGTACTGCCTGCGGTAGACGACGAAGCTGCCGTCCTCGCTGATCGCCGGAGCTGCGGCGTGCTTGTACCGATCTTCATCCCTCCGCAGGGGCCGGGTCAGACGCCGCAGCCCTGTGCCGTCGCTGCGCATTATGCAGACCTCCTTTTCTGGCAGCTTCGGGTCAGTCACCTGGATCTCGCAGCTGAAGGCCACGGTCCGCATCAGCCGGTCGAAGGAGAAACTGTCTGGCCCTTCGGCCGCAAACCTCCTTACTTCCGCAGGGGGCGACGCAACGTCCCCAGGGATCCGGAGCAGCTTGACCCGTTCAAGGAACACGGAAGTGAAGGCGAAGGTACTGTCGCCCGGTACGAAGACGATGGCGTCACCGAAGGGCGAAATCTTGGGATAGAAAGCGTAGCCATAGCCACTGGCGGGCACCTCGACGGTGAACAGGCGCGCGCTCTGGTGCAGCACTTTGACGGTGTTGGGGTTGAAGGGGACGTAGATCTTCGGCGCCACGCGGTGGTAGGTGATCTGCTGGGCTGCGCCGGATGATGGCAGCATCAGCAGCATGATCACCAGGAAGAGAATGGTTGCTGCCCTGCACATTCCCGGATGCGTCACGCTTTCACCCCCCTCAAGGTAACCTGTGGCGGTGGTGGCAGACGAAGCAGCGCTTCCGCCAGCTGGTGCGGCAGTTGGACCTGGAAGACTACCACTAACCTGGCCCCTCCCGGTTACAAATTTGTTGCACGGCGGCAGGTACGATGCTGCTACCATGGTCCCGTTTTCTGCGATGACCGCGCTCCCTCCCCTCCCCCGCGCGGAGATCGAGGAGCTCATGGACGGGCCGCAGCCCAGGGCCCTTATGGATGGTTGCTTGCGGGAGCTGGCCGTGCTCAACCGCCTGCTCGGGGTGCGGGGTCTGGTGCTGCGTAGCCTGCGCCGCTTCGTCCGTCCCGGGGACCGCGCCCTGACCATCGTAGAGGTGGCCAGCGGCGGGGCGGACCTGCTGCGCAGCTTCGTCCTCTGGGGACGCCGCCGCGGGCTGCGCCTGCACGCCGTGGCCATCGACCGCCACCCGCAGGCCGGGGCCATCGCCCGGGAGTGGTCAGCCGGCATCCCGGAGATCGCTGTGCTGCGCGGGGACGCGCGCGCTCTGCCCCTGGCCGACCGCAGCGTGGACGTGGCGCTTCTGGCCACCGCCCTGCACCACCTTTCCCCGGCCGGGGCGGTGGCGGCGCTACAGGAGCTGGACCGGATCAGCCGACGGGGGTTCGTGGTCACCGACCTGGTGCGCTCGCGGGCCGCCTACCTGGGAGCGAAGCTTCTGGCCCGGGTGCTGCTGCGCAACCCGCTGACCAGGGTGGACGGGCCGCGCTCCGTCCTGCGGGCATACACTGCAGACGAGGTACGCGCCCTGGCAGCCGATGCCGGGCTGCAGGGTGCGCGCCTGACCCGCCACCCGCTCTTCCGCCTGGCCCTGGTCAAAGAGGCGACAGGTGCGACAGCGGGTTGACGTGGTGGTTGTGGGCGGCGGGCCGGCGGGGGCGGCCACGGCCCTGGAGCTGGCGCGGGAGGGAGTGGAGGTGGTCCTGCTCGACCGCGCCCGCTTCCCCCGGGAGAAGCCCTGCGGCGACTTCCTCCACCCGCTGGGGACCGCAGTCCTGGAGCAACTGGGCGTGCTGGCGGAGGTGGGTTCGCAGGCGCAGAGCCTGCATGGGATGCTCCTGGTCTCGCCGCAAGGCCGGGAGGTCTTCGCCCCCTTCCCCGGCGGCACGGGGCTGGCGGTTCGCCGCGCGGTCCTGGACGACACCGTCCTCCAGGCCGCACGTCGTGCCGGTGCCGAGGTGCACACGGGAAGGCCGGCGCGCGCGGTAGCCCGGCACGGACAGCGCTGGGAGATCCGCACCGACCAGGGGACGCTGGAGGCCAGAGTGCTGGTCGGGGCGGACGGGATGCGCTCCCGCGTGGCACAGGCCGCCGGGCTGCGCCGCGGCCCCCTGCGCCGCGGACGCTACGCCCTGAGCATCTACGTGCGCGGTCTGCCCGCCTACCCGGGGTGGGGGGAGATGCACCTGGGCCGGGAAACCTATTGCGGGGTATCGCTCTTTCCCGACGGCTGGGCCCGCCTCGCCCTGGTCCTGCCCCGGGAGGCGCTAGGGGCGCAGATACGCGCCGCGCAGACCGGGAAGGTGGCCCGCGTGCTGGAGGATGCGATGCGGGCCTTTCCCTCGTTGCGGGCGCGCCTGCCTGGAGTGCAGGTCTGCGCCGGGCTGCGAGCGGTCGGACCTCTCCATCCCTCAACCGGTCCGGTGGTGGCAGACGGTATCGTCCTCGTCGGAGACGCGGCGGCCTGCACCGATCCCCTGACCGGGCTGGGCGTAAGCCTGGCCCTGAGTGCGGCCTCGGTGGCTGCGCGGACGGTGGCCGGAGCGCTGCGGCGAGGGGAGTGCGGCGCTCCGGCCCTTGCGCCCTACGCCCGCTGGCACCACCGTCGCCTGCGCGGGCTGACCGCTCTTCTATGCCTCGTGGACTGGCTGGCCCTGCGCTCTTCCCTGATCGAGCCTCTGACCCACGCCTGGCAACGTCGCCCACCGCTGGCCAGCAACTTCCTCGGCGCCATCGGCGGTGGTGCGACGCCGGGGGCGGTCCTCCACCCCGCCTACGCCGTACGGCTGCTGCTGGCATGCGTCTCCAGAACGTAATCTACATCAACGCCCCCTGGGAGCGGGTCCTCGCTCTGGCCGCGGACGTTGAGCGGTGGCCGGAGCGGCTCCCCCATTACCGGCGGGTACGCCTCCTGCAGCGGCAGGGGCGGCGGACGACGGCCGAGATGGCCGCCCGCCGCGGCCGCATCCCCGTGCGCTGGCTCGCCCTGCAGGAGGTCAGGCCGGAGGAGCGGCGCATCCTCTTCACCCACACCGGAGGACTGACGCGGGGGATGGCGGTAGAGTGGACCTTCACCCCCTCCTCTCCCGGGGTGCGCGTGGCCATCGTTCACGTCCTCCCCTGGCGGCCGCCGCTTTCCTGGATCGCAGAAGCCATCGTCGGCCGCCTGTTCATCGCCCCCATCGCCAACAGGACGCTGCGGAGGATAAAGGCGCTGTCCGAAGCAGGGGGTGCCGGCTGATGCAGCGGCGGCGGGTGGTGGTGACAGGGATGGGCGCCATCACCGCCATGGGGTACGGAAGCCGCGGCCTGCTGGAAGGGATGCGGCGCGGCCGGTCGGGGGTGGGCCGGATTACCCGCTTCGATGCCTCGGGTTTCACCTCCCAGGTGGCCGCGGAGGTCTCCGACTTCGACCCTCTGCAGTACATGGACGCAAAGCGTGCCCGACGCCTGGACCGCTTCGCCCAGTTCGCCGTGGCCGCCGCGCGGCAGGCGGTGGAGGATGCGCAACTGCGCCTGGAGGACGAGGACCGGGATCGTGTGGGTGTGTTCGTTGGCGCCGCCCTGGGCGGGGGCGCATTCGCCGAGGAGCAGCACGAGGTTTACCTGCGGGAAGGCCTGAGGCGAGTCAAACCCGCCCTGGCCCTGGCCGTCTTCTCCGGCGCGGCCTCCTGCAATATCGCCATCGAGTTCAACATCACGGGGCCCACCAGCGCCAACTCGGACTCCTGCGCCTCCGCGACCATCGCCATCGGGGAGGCCCTGCACGCCATCCGCGCCGGCGACGCAGACGTCTTCCTGGCCGGCGGCGTGGAGTGCCCGCTGGCGCCGTTGATCTTCGGCGCCTTCGACCTCATCCGGGCCATGTCCGCACGCAACGACGCACCGCAGGCGGCCTGCCGCCCATTCGACCGCCGGCGCGACGGCTTCGTCATGGGCGAGGGCGCCGCCATCCTGGTGCTGGAGGAGTACGGCCGCGCGGTACGCCGCAACGCCCCGCTCTACGGCGAGCTCCTGGGGTACGGCACCAGCAACGACGCCTACCACATGACCGCGCCGCTACCCTCCGGGCAGCAGGCGGCGCGGGCGATGCGGCAGGCGCTTGCAGACGCCGGACTGGCCGCAGAGCAGATCGGCTACATCAACGCCCACGCCTCCAGCACGCCGCTTAACGACGCGGTGGAGACGGCGGCGATCAAGCTGGCCCTGGGGGAGCACGCGTACCGTGTGCCGGTCAGCGGCACCAAGCCCATGCACGGCCACGCCCTGGGGGCTTCCGGGGCCATCGAGGCGGCGTTGTGCCTGCTGGCGCTGCGACACGACTACCTCCCGCCGACGCTCAACCTGGACGAGCCAGACCCTCAGTGCGACCTGGACTACATCCCGCAGGTCGGCCGCTCGGCCCGCGTGGATTACATCCTGAGCAACTCCTTCGGCTTCGGGGGGATCAACGCCGTCCTGGCCTTCGGCCGGGTGGCCTAGAGGCGGC
It contains:
- a CDS encoding methyltransferase domain-containing protein codes for the protein MVPFSAMTALPPLPRAEIEELMDGPQPRALMDGCLRELAVLNRLLGVRGLVLRSLRRFVRPGDRALTIVEVASGGADLLRSFVLWGRRRGLRLHAVAIDRHPQAGAIAREWSAGIPEIAVLRGDARALPLADRSVDVALLATALHHLSPAGAVAALQELDRISRRGFVVTDLVRSRAAYLGAKLLARVLLRNPLTRVDGPRSVLRAYTADEVRALAADAGLQGARLTRHPLFRLALVKEATGATAG
- a CDS encoding geranylgeranyl reductase family protein, giving the protein MRQRVDVVVVGGGPAGAATALELAREGVEVVLLDRARFPREKPCGDFLHPLGTAVLEQLGVLAEVGSQAQSLHGMLLVSPQGREVFAPFPGGTGLAVRRAVLDDTVLQAARRAGAEVHTGRPARAVARHGQRWEIRTDQGTLEARVLVGADGMRSRVAQAAGLRRGPLRRGRYALSIYVRGLPAYPGWGEMHLGRETYCGVSLFPDGWARLALVLPREALGAQIRAAQTGKVARVLEDAMRAFPSLRARLPGVQVCAGLRAVGPLHPSTGPVVADGIVLVGDAAACTDPLTGLGVSLALSAASVAARTVAGALRRGECGAPALAPYARWHHRRLRGLTALLCLVDWLALRSSLIEPLTHAWQRRPPLASNFLGAIGGGATPGAVLHPAYAVRLLLACVSRT
- a CDS encoding SRPBCC family protein — protein: MRLQNVIYINAPWERVLALAADVERWPERLPHYRRVRLLQRQGRRTTAEMAARRGRIPVRWLALQEVRPEERRILFTHTGGLTRGMAVEWTFTPSSPGVRVAIVHVLPWRPPLSWIAEAIVGRLFIAPIANRTLRRIKALSEAGGAG
- the fabF gene encoding beta-ketoacyl-ACP synthase II, encoding MQRRRVVVTGMGAITAMGYGSRGLLEGMRRGRSGVGRITRFDASGFTSQVAAEVSDFDPLQYMDAKRARRLDRFAQFAVAAARQAVEDAQLRLEDEDRDRVGVFVGAALGGGAFAEEQHEVYLREGLRRVKPALALAVFSGAASCNIAIEFNITGPTSANSDSCASATIAIGEALHAIRAGDADVFLAGGVECPLAPLIFGAFDLIRAMSARNDAPQAACRPFDRRRDGFVMGEGAAILVLEEYGRAVRRNAPLYGELLGYGTSNDAYHMTAPLPSGQQAARAMRQALADAGLAAEQIGYINAHASSTPLNDAVETAAIKLALGEHAYRVPVSGTKPMHGHALGASGAIEAALCLLALRHDYLPPTLNLDEPDPQCDLDYIPQVGRSARVDYILSNSFGFGGINAVLAFGRVA